One region of Candidatus Zixiibacteriota bacterium genomic DNA includes:
- a CDS encoding glycosyltransferase — translation MSDQPKKFIISLAEDWGRLPSSSQHIMRVLSREYSILWVDSLGLRTPSVSQKDLKRIFQKLKKFFSGIKEKEPNIYVYSPLVLPYFQNRLARKINQFILTLSLKFFLSRKEAQRRILWAACPTAESLVGRLKEEKSIYYCADEYSEFTGYSKNLVKELEQELLKKVDLVLVVSDKLFQTKKEYNPNIFLIPHGVEFDHFSRYNLTSVELPADIKYIKRPIIGYYGLIRDWIDFELLEKITQKKDWSLVLIGPTSVDISKIQAKENKHFLGPKDYKDLPFYLQGFDVCIIPYKLTEVTINARPLKLFEYLASGKPVVSTPLPSVLPYQDIVRIGSTHEEFIQQIEKSLQEKDESQKKKRIDLARENSWEKLVQKNLKPLLLA, via the coding sequence ATGAGTGATCAACCTAAGAAATTCATAATCTCATTAGCTGAGGATTGGGGGAGACTCCCTTCATCCTCTCAGCACATAATGCGGGTTCTATCCAGGGAATATTCAATTCTCTGGGTGGATTCTCTGGGTTTGAGAACCCCTTCGGTCAGCCAAAAAGATTTAAAAAGAATTTTTCAGAAATTGAAGAAATTCTTTTCCGGGATCAAAGAAAAAGAGCCAAACATCTACGTTTATTCTCCTTTAGTCCTGCCTTATTTTCAAAACCGACTGGCCAGAAAAATAAATCAGTTTATCCTGACTTTGAGTTTAAAATTTTTCCTCTCTAGAAAAGAAGCTCAAAGGAGGATCCTGTGGGCTGCCTGCCCAACAGCAGAGAGCCTGGTGGGAAGGTTGAAAGAGGAAAAAAGCATTTATTATTGTGCAGATGAATATTCTGAATTTACCGGATATTCTAAAAACTTGGTAAAAGAGTTGGAGCAAGAACTTCTAAAAAAGGTAGATCTGGTCCTGGTCGTTTCTGATAAATTATTCCAGACCAAAAAAGAATACAATCCGAATATCTTTTTAATTCCTCACGGGGTCGAATTTGACCATTTTTCTCGATACAACCTAACTTCTGTGGAACTCCCTGCTGATATAAAATATATTAAAAGACCGATAATCGGATATTACGGATTGATCCGGGACTGGATAGATTTTGAGCTTCTGGAGAAAATCACCCAGAAGAAAGATTGGTCCTTAGTTCTGATAGGGCCGACAAGCGTGGATATAAGCAAAATTCAGGCAAAAGAGAATAAGCACTTCTTAGGACCTAAAGATTATAAGGACTTACCTTTCTATCTCCAGGGTTTTGATGTATGTATCATCCCCTATAAACTAACAGAGGTCACGATAAATGCCAGACCTTTAAAACTTTTCGAGTATCTGGCTTCAGGTAAACCGGTAGTCAGCACGCCTCTCCCTTCTGTTTTACCCTACCAGGACATAGTCAGGATAGGCTCAACCCATGAAGAATTCATCCAGCAGATAGAAAAATCCTTACAGGAAAAAGATGAATCTCAAAAAAAGAAAAGAATTGATTTAGCCAGGGAGAACTCCTGGGAAAAACTGGTGCAGAAGAATTTGAAACCTCTTCTTCTGGCTTAA
- a CDS encoding glycosyltransferase family 4 protein: protein MAGDLKILTHIGTQASPTWKEKATLVQTRPGTLNSLILSLKLYFKRKDFDLVVISGGKAGVFFSLLQSLLPFQKTPTLMLDCLWYRAKNPLKRILKRTQIRLMNQSDRLFLVWAKREIEAYSSEFGIPQEKLKFFPYHTTCEVYDCTVEKGDYLFSGGNWNRDYKTLVEATRGLNLRVVIATNNRLLLDGIDLPENVKVISATDYQFYDLLAKSKMVVVPMAKGFLHSGGQQTFLNAMFWGKPVIVTDPEGANDYIEDKKTGMLVNPGEVGALRDAISYILENPEQVQKMVEEAQRKAQDLTTEKFFQGIIRLAQEIVYGDN, encoded by the coding sequence ATGGCGGGAGACTTAAAGATTTTGACTCATATAGGGACACAGGCGAGCCCCACCTGGAAAGAAAAGGCAACTCTTGTTCAGACAAGACCAGGCACACTGAATTCCCTTATCCTTTCCCTGAAACTCTATTTCAAAAGAAAAGATTTTGACCTGGTGGTTATCTCCGGAGGGAAAGCCGGAGTATTTTTCTCTCTTCTGCAGAGCCTGCTGCCCTTTCAAAAAACCCCAACCCTGATGCTGGATTGCCTCTGGTATAGAGCTAAAAACCCTTTGAAAAGGATTCTGAAGCGTACTCAGATAAGACTGATGAACCAGTCAGACAGACTTTTCCTGGTCTGGGCTAAAAGAGAAATAGAGGCTTACTCTTCTGAATTTGGGATACCTCAGGAGAAGTTAAAATTTTTCCCTTATCACACCACCTGCGAAGTTTACGATTGCACAGTGGAAAAAGGTGATTATCTTTTCAGCGGAGGCAACTGGAACCGGGATTATAAGACCTTAGTGGAGGCGACCAGAGGTCTGAACTTGAGAGTTGTCATAGCAACCAACAACCGTCTTCTTCTGGATGGAATAGACCTGCCGGAGAACGTCAAAGTGATTAGCGCAACTGACTATCAATTCTATGATCTTCTGGCAAAATCGAAAATGGTGGTTGTGCCGATGGCAAAGGGATTTTTGCATTCCGGAGGACAGCAGACCTTCTTGAACGCTATGTTCTGGGGAAAACCGGTTATTGTTACTGACCCGGAAGGAGCAAATGATTATATCGAGGATAAAAAAACCGGGATGCTGGTAAATCCGGGTGAGGTCGGGGCATTGAGAGATGCCATCTCCTATATTTTAGAAAATCCTGAACAGGTTCAGAAGATGGTGGAAGAAGCTCAAAGGAAAGCCCAGGATTTAACCACTGAAAAATTCTTTCAAGGAATCATTAGATTAGCCCAAGAGATCGTCTATGGAGATAATTGA
- a CDS encoding DegT/DnrJ/EryC1/StrS family aminotransferase — protein MLRSIAPAGTQIRFAEIFASLSSFFSKSRSSEEFKQSLCVYFQVKDCFLVSSGRAALTLILKTLRKIRNKDEVIIPAYTCFSVPSAIAKAGLKISLCDISMETLDLDVEKLSRLVNENTLAVLPVYHFGLAHSISDIFDLCREKKVFVIEDVAQGMGARFGNQFLGTFGDLGFFSLGRGKNITTIEGGIILSQDQEISTLLKKELSNLRKNLGIEFFWKTLIYKIFLNPYLFWVPERIPALKLGESEFSLDFDLFSLSEYQAKLGFCLFPRLEEINQARIKNASYLISGLKDLDRISFLPLPAEAYSVYLRLPILFKAISEREKVFQLLKKKNLGASKMYPTSLDKIPGIEKYLAPRSDELSKSHLVEKTILTLPTHQYLKESDLQNIIKVIKEGGR, from the coding sequence ATGTTAAGATCTATTGCTCCAGCCGGAACTCAGATTCGGTTCGCAGAGATATTTGCAAGCCTCTCCTCTTTCTTCTCTAAAAGTCGCTCCAGCGAAGAATTCAAGCAAAGCCTCTGCGTATATTTTCAGGTGAAAGACTGCTTCCTGGTCTCATCTGGCAGAGCGGCTTTGACTTTGATTCTTAAAACCCTCAGGAAGATCAGGAATAAGGATGAGGTAATCATCCCGGCTTATACCTGCTTCTCAGTCCCCTCAGCCATAGCCAAGGCTGGGTTGAAAATTAGCTTGTGCGACATATCCATGGAGACCTTAGACCTTGACGTTGAGAAACTTTCACGGCTTGTTAATGAAAATACCCTGGCAGTCCTGCCGGTCTATCATTTCGGATTAGCTCACTCTATCTCTGATATATTTGACCTATGTCGGGAAAAGAAGGTTTTCGTGATTGAGGATGTTGCCCAGGGGATGGGAGCAAGATTCGGGAATCAATTCTTAGGGACTTTTGGGGATTTAGGTTTCTTCAGTTTAGGTCGGGGTAAAAATATCACCACCATAGAGGGAGGAATCATCCTGAGCCAGGATCAGGAAATATCTACCCTTCTGAAAAAGGAATTGTCAAATTTGAGAAAAAATCTCGGCATTGAATTCTTCTGGAAGACCCTAATCTACAAGATTTTTCTGAACCCTTATCTTTTCTGGGTCCCGGAGAGAATACCGGCTCTTAAGCTGGGTGAGTCTGAATTCTCTTTGGATTTTGACCTTTTCTCCCTTTCCGAATACCAGGCTAAACTGGGGTTTTGTCTTTTCCCAAGGCTGGAAGAGATTAATCAGGCAAGGATAAAGAACGCTTCCTATCTTATCTCCGGTTTGAAAGATTTAGACAGAATTTCGTTTCTTCCCTTGCCGGCTGAGGCTTATTCTGTTTACCTTCGCCTGCCGATATTATTTAAAGCTATCTCTGAGAGAGAAAAAGTCTTTCAGCTATTAAAAAAGAAGAACTTGGGAGCTTCGAAGATGTATCCGACTTCTCTGGATAAAATACCGGGAATAGAAAAATATTTAGCCCCGCGCTCGGATGAGCTTTCCAAAAGCCATCTGGTGGAGAAAACCATTTTGACTTTGCCTACTCATCAATATCTGAAAGAAAGTGACCTGCAGAATATAATCAAGGTAATAAAAGAGGGAGGAAGATGA
- a CDS encoding T9SS type A sorting domain-containing protein, translating to MCNNKKIGSAVLFFSLFFFSVTLGKGPTHPSVNTFGMGGPYLTPTWPYYNSTSMAWMNTHIDFQYWGSVTATDPTYALYYNRGQAIGEYYNTWCDNENSERHLDLVAWMTAKGSTHPESCLVHWRTNAWEHPTSVAEWFFVPGWDNANDADHNWTRDKESDFDYNNAVYGTRFTVQRTSSPYYIEDAGGGLSGVSWTANKWRRDYIKLGWGGNPDTVSYRVDSSTTSRLYLPSAPPSHTYTFYFVDDSSAVNHNAVAMADTQARVIQCFWTSDLRQIIFNMAKPLVQSWNGHSARKLFLDEGSYRPRSIHSDNPFTDFGGVFNYLEWTYGGTSPTCFNEPEIDTGWGVGNMLSHKAIRDTFAAHPNDSMFLMVSFAGNYCDTSLVQYGSGGMEENMIEDDGKFEANDYPPIYWSHHHQIRWYQQHNKYVLIHAQGYPGGEQSKIYSLATYYLYKTDSVYYLYGTGSAYGVNFGDTTVWWYGLMSIDMGTPTDTCKIVQSPGGSLGNLWKRPFTKGIALARHRCDGCDDYTSSSSYSLGGYYYRLNSTGAIVGDSINSISLRNNEGAVLTKRVPGTALLPPTPLSPQNGSTVDTTQPTLIIHNVQDSAGRPVLYYFELDTTTQFGSQKKKESTPFELGAGQDSTTHWTVPTPLSSGVYYWRSRAYTNTYPSDTSQPTAVYHFQLSTGIGDSIYALFLPSPVGDEQVVTLRPTLNAQFIHNGFDRNQIRAKFLVGEDPAFDNDRTIFSPYINIPDNLTLSWTLDRDLQEGRRYFWRVNVYDLDVLVAASDPGSFLTGSIHVFPNPFKPSKGDNFVTFRNIPLYSKIQITTLSGELVRELTGNASTDVVWDVKSKEGKDLASGVYYYRVDFQSGSSTGKLAVIR from the coding sequence ATGTGTAATAATAAGAAGATCGGCTCAGCGGTTCTATTTTTTTCATTATTCTTCTTTTCTGTGACTTTGGGTAAGGGTCCTACGCACCCTTCTGTAAATACTTTCGGAATGGGAGGGCCCTACTTAACACCTACTTGGCCTTATTATAATTCTACCAGTATGGCTTGGATGAATACTCACATAGATTTTCAATATTGGGGTAGTGTTACGGCAACAGATCCTACTTATGCTCTTTACTATAATCGTGGGCAAGCCATTGGGGAATATTACAATACTTGGTGCGATAACGAAAACTCTGAAAGACATCTGGATTTGGTAGCCTGGATGACAGCCAAAGGTTCTACTCATCCTGAGTCTTGTCTCGTCCATTGGCGGACTAATGCTTGGGAGCATCCCACTTCCGTAGCTGAGTGGTTTTTTGTTCCTGGCTGGGACAATGCTAATGATGCTGACCATAACTGGACAAGGGATAAGGAAAGCGATTTTGACTACAATAATGCAGTTTACGGGACAAGGTTTACTGTCCAGCGAACTTCTTCTCCCTATTACATAGAGGATGCGGGCGGTGGACTGTCTGGAGTTAGTTGGACGGCTAATAAGTGGCGGAGAGATTATATTAAATTAGGCTGGGGTGGTAATCCAGATACAGTTTCATACCGGGTTGATTCATCTACCACCAGTCGATTATATTTACCCTCTGCTCCGCCTTCACATACCTACACTTTTTATTTTGTAGATGACAGTTCTGCAGTTAATCATAATGCTGTGGCGATGGCAGACACCCAAGCCAGAGTAATTCAGTGTTTTTGGACTTCCGATTTAAGACAGATTATTTTTAATATGGCAAAACCATTGGTTCAGTCTTGGAACGGTCATAGTGCCAGAAAACTTTTTCTTGATGAAGGTTCTTATCGACCGCGTTCAATTCATTCTGACAATCCCTTTACGGATTTTGGCGGTGTTTTTAATTATCTGGAGTGGACTTACGGTGGCACAAGTCCAACCTGTTTCAATGAACCAGAGATAGATACCGGCTGGGGAGTTGGGAATATGCTATCCCATAAAGCTATCAGGGATACTTTTGCCGCACATCCTAACGACAGCATGTTCTTGATGGTGTCTTTTGCTGGCAATTATTGTGATACCAGTCTGGTTCAATATGGTAGTGGCGGGATGGAAGAAAATATGATAGAGGATGACGGTAAGTTTGAGGCAAATGATTATCCACCTATTTACTGGAGTCATCATCATCAGATACGTTGGTATCAACAACACAACAAATATGTTTTAATTCACGCTCAAGGTTATCCTGGGGGAGAGCAATCTAAGATTTATTCACTGGCAACTTACTATCTCTATAAGACTGATTCAGTCTACTATCTTTACGGAACGGGGAGTGCCTACGGTGTCAATTTCGGCGATACGACTGTCTGGTGGTATGGCTTAATGAGTATTGATATGGGAACTCCTACGGATACCTGTAAGATAGTGCAATCTCCAGGTGGTTCACTTGGGAATCTTTGGAAACGACCATTTACTAAGGGAATTGCCCTTGCCCGACACCGATGCGATGGGTGTGATGATTATACCAGTTCCAGTTCCTACAGTTTGGGTGGATATTACTACCGACTAAATTCAACTGGGGCTATTGTCGGGGATTCGATTAACTCGATTTCACTGCGGAACAACGAGGGTGCTGTCTTAACAAAAAGGGTCCCCGGGACGGCTTTGCTTCCCCCGACTCCTCTTTCTCCTCAAAACGGCTCTACTGTGGATACTACCCAGCCGACCCTCATTATACATAATGTCCAGGATTCGGCCGGCAGGCCTGTACTTTACTACTTTGAGCTGGACACGACCACCCAATTCGGCTCACAGAAAAAAAAGGAATCAACCCCTTTTGAGTTGGGAGCGGGTCAGGACAGTACTACCCACTGGACTGTCCCGACACCGCTCTCCTCTGGAGTCTATTACTGGAGAAGCCGGGCGTATACCAATACTTACCCAAGTGACACCAGCCAGCCTACTGCAGTTTATCATTTTCAGCTTTCCACCGGAATAGGGGATTCGATTTATGCTCTTTTCCTCCCTTCCCCGGTGGGAGATGAGCAGGTAGTTACCCTGCGACCGACTCTAAATGCCCAGTTCATACATAATGGTTTTGACCGAAACCAGATCAGGGCGAAATTCCTGGTAGGTGAAGATCCAGCATTTGACAACGACCGGACGATTTTCTCTCCCTACATAAATATCCCGGATAACCTCACACTCTCCTGGACCCTGGACCGGGACCTGCAGGAGGGAAGAAGATATTTCTGGAGAGTAAACGTTTATGATTTAGACGTTTTAGTCGCTGCCAGCGATCCTGGCTCTTTTTTGACTGGCTCGATTCACGTCTTTCCTAATCCCTTTAAGCCTTCTAAGGGCGATAATTTTGTAACCTTCAGGAATATCCCTCTATATTCAAAAATACAGATCACCACCTTATCCGGGGAGTTAGTCCGGGAGCTTACTGGCAACGCCTCTACGGATGTTGTCTGGGATGTAAAGAGTAAGGAGGGTAAAGACCTGGCCTCGGGGGTTTATTATTACCGGGTCGATTTCCAATCCGGCAGTTCTACTGGAAAGTTAGCTGTAATCCGATAA
- a CDS encoding glycosyltransferase family 4 protein, with the protein MKRIKVIILIATYRIGGPGKGLMDFCQAAPDYGCGPVLVGFTVGKEETSPFLEEAKKRKIQTLSIKHHFRFDPTLITQFSSILKLNKADILQTHGHKANFLALTLRRFFKIPWISFIHGWTDEDWKIRAYNRLDKFLLKFPDRLVAVSKELTSKLYALKIPQEKIRVIYNAVFEDGIPKLNPPLEVRKEFRIPAEDKLLGVIGRLSPEKGQIFFLQAFSKLAENYPQVTALIVGEGPDEKKLKEYCASKRLESKVVFTGYQKDITSIYKSLDLVILPSLSEGMPNVALEGMLFGKPVIGTRLGGIPEVVIEEKTGILVSAADPDSLSKAILELLEDRNKMRIFSDNSRKYVLENFSLEKRVKNIVELYRELLAQT; encoded by the coding sequence ATGAAAAGAATCAAAGTCATAATTCTGATCGCCACTTATCGAATCGGGGGACCTGGCAAAGGGCTGATGGACTTCTGCCAGGCAGCACCGGATTATGGATGTGGCCCGGTTTTGGTCGGGTTTACTGTGGGAAAAGAGGAGACTTCCCCTTTCTTAGAGGAAGCTAAAAAAAGAAAAATCCAGACTTTAAGTATAAAACATCATTTCAGGTTTGACCCAACCCTGATTACCCAGTTTTCCTCTATTCTAAAACTGAATAAAGCAGATATCCTTCAAACTCACGGTCATAAGGCAAACTTTTTAGCTCTAACCTTACGAAGGTTTTTCAAGATCCCCTGGATCTCATTCATTCATGGCTGGACCGATGAGGACTGGAAGATCAGAGCTTACAACCGGCTGGATAAATTCCTGCTCAAATTTCCTGACAGGTTAGTTGCGGTCTCTAAGGAGCTGACGTCAAAGCTTTATGCTCTGAAAATTCCCCAGGAGAAAATCAGGGTCATCTACAATGCAGTCTTTGAGGACGGCATCCCGAAATTAAATCCTCCCCTTGAGGTAAGAAAAGAATTCAGAATCCCGGCAGAAGATAAACTTTTGGGCGTGATTGGCAGATTAAGTCCGGAAAAGGGACAAATTTTTTTCCTGCAGGCTTTTTCTAAATTAGCAGAAAACTACCCTCAGGTAACCGCCCTGATTGTGGGAGAAGGACCGGATGAGAAAAAACTAAAAGAATACTGTGCCTCAAAAAGACTTGAGTCAAAGGTAGTCTTCACCGGATATCAAAAAGACATAACCTCAATCTATAAGTCTTTAGACTTAGTTATCCTCCCCTCTCTTTCAGAAGGTATGCCTAATGTGGCTTTAGAGGGAATGCTTTTTGGAAAGCCGGTTATAGGAACAAGGTTAGGCGGGATACCTGAGGTTGTCATAGAGGAAAAGACGGGAATATTAGTGTCAGCAGCAGACCCGGATAGTTTGTCTAAGGCAATACTGGAGCTTTTAGAAGATAGAAATAAGATGAGGATTTTCTCAGACAATTCCCGGAAATATGTCCTGGAGAATTTCTCACTGGAGAAAAGGGTGAAAAATATAGTGGAGCTTTACCGGGAGCTTCTGGCTCAAACATGA
- a CDS encoding FemAB family PEP-CTERM system-associated protein translates to MEIIEYTDRFESQWKAYLTEKEFSTFAHQIEWKAVLEKSFKQKPVYLLTKDGDRVVGILPLFYYSSVLFGKFLISLPWLDYGGVCSDSVEVQEKLIDKAIELAREKGCKFLELRSVKAEDKRLTTKTSKVTFILELDPDPEKVWKRIDSKARNQVRKAQKSELEVTFGQKENLDQFYSVFSVNMRDLGTPVWTKELFKNILTYFPDKSEIALVRLKDKVIGGGLILYFKDMLTVPSASSLGSYLSLCPNNLLYWEIIQRGCLKGFKKFDLGRSTWNSGTFSFKSQWVKEPTQLFWQYYLNKIKDLPELNPESSKFSLGIKLWKKLPLSWANFLGPKIVRNLP, encoded by the coding sequence ATGGAGATAATTGAATATACTGATAGATTCGAAAGCCAGTGGAAAGCTTATCTGACTGAAAAAGAGTTTTCCACTTTCGCTCATCAGATCGAATGGAAGGCTGTGCTGGAAAAAAGCTTTAAGCAGAAGCCGGTTTATCTTTTAACAAAAGATGGAGATAGGGTGGTTGGCATCCTTCCCCTTTTTTATTATTCCAGCGTTCTTTTCGGGAAATTCTTAATCTCCTTACCCTGGCTGGATTATGGAGGTGTTTGTTCTGATTCAGTCGAGGTTCAGGAGAAGCTCATCGATAAAGCGATTGAGTTAGCCAGAGAAAAAGGATGTAAGTTCTTAGAGCTGAGAAGCGTGAAAGCGGAGGATAAAAGGCTGACCACAAAAACTTCAAAAGTAACCTTTATTCTGGAACTCGACCCTGATCCGGAAAAGGTCTGGAAAAGAATAGATTCCAAAGCCCGGAATCAGGTCAGGAAAGCCCAGAAATCAGAGTTAGAAGTCACCTTTGGACAGAAGGAAAATCTGGACCAGTTCTATTCAGTCTTCTCGGTTAACATGAGGGACTTAGGAACCCCGGTCTGGACAAAAGAGCTTTTCAAAAATATCTTGACTTATTTCCCGGATAAAAGCGAAATTGCTTTGGTGAGATTAAAGGATAAAGTGATCGGAGGTGGGTTGATCTTATATTTCAAGGATATGCTGACCGTTCCCTCTGCTTCTTCCCTGGGCTCATACTTGAGCCTTTGTCCTAATAATCTTTTGTACTGGGAGATAATCCAGCGCGGGTGCCTAAAAGGGTTTAAGAAATTCGATTTAGGAAGATCGACCTGGAATTCAGGAACGTTCAGCTTTAAAAGCCAGTGGGTTAAAGAGCCAACCCAGCTTTTCTGGCAGTATTATTTGAATAAAATAAAAGACCTGCCTGAGCTTAACCCGGAGAGCTCAAAATTCAGCCTGGGTATAAAGCTCTGGAAAAAGCTACCTCTAAGCTGGGCTAATTTTTTAGGACCTAAAATCGTGAGGAACCTGCCTTAA
- a CDS encoding O-antigen ligase family protein, translating to MEPSKNRALPGKGEGVSRIITSEKLWYLFLIFISLVSGAFLLFVPRPEIVPAMALAFIVGITFFFYPYLGVLAYIILSYMRFEETIPALGHLHLAKLLTITLIVVWALKIGITKSGLYLQEKGLILLYLFYLVMVFSIPFSFWPSRSFDIFVDMLKILIFTILLIHLIDSPKKLKTFFWVFLLVNGYLALSAIKNFLILGQSAVAARIGGSGGFLGDANDFALALSIALPFSFYLFLSEKKKILKLVYFLFISLYTLGIISTASRGGFITLVFLFLYFIFKSKHKLAGILSVLLIFLLIFLFAPKEYWQRQMTITTYQQDESAMGRIGAWKAGLRMFADRPISGVGVGVYEVAYGVEYGGKSGPWFSPHNAYVQVGAELGFFGILFYLGLMFYVYAQANSFMKSSREENYLKWVSQGLKAALLAYAVGSFFLSVGLYPHLYLLLGMVIVIRILKHAEETRVWRET from the coding sequence ATGGAACCGTCTAAAAATAGAGCTCTTCCGGGAAAAGGCGAGGGCGTCTCCCGGATTATCACCTCAGAGAAGCTCTGGTATCTCTTTTTGATCTTCATCTCTCTGGTCTCCGGGGCTTTTCTTCTTTTCGTCCCCAGACCCGAGATTGTGCCAGCTATGGCTTTAGCCTTTATAGTCGGTATTACCTTTTTCTTTTATCCATATCTGGGGGTTTTAGCTTACATCATCTTATCTTATATGCGGTTTGAGGAAACTATTCCTGCCCTGGGTCATCTGCATTTAGCTAAACTTCTGACAATCACCCTGATTGTAGTCTGGGCATTGAAAATCGGGATCACCAAATCCGGACTCTACTTGCAGGAGAAGGGGCTTATCCTTTTATACCTTTTTTACCTGGTGATGGTTTTTTCTATTCCCTTTAGTTTCTGGCCTTCCCGCTCCTTCGATATCTTTGTGGATATGCTCAAGATCCTGATTTTCACCATTCTTCTCATCCACCTGATAGATTCCCCCAAAAAACTAAAGACCTTCTTCTGGGTTTTCCTTCTGGTTAACGGCTATTTAGCCCTGAGCGCAATTAAGAATTTTCTTATCCTGGGGCAGAGCGCAGTTGCCGCGCGTATCGGCGGCTCAGGAGGATTCTTGGGGGATGCTAACGATTTTGCCTTAGCTCTGAGTATCGCTCTCCCCTTTTCCTTCTATCTTTTTTTGTCGGAGAAAAAAAAGATTTTGAAGCTGGTCTATTTTCTTTTCATCAGTCTTTACACCTTAGGAATCATCTCCACTGCCTCTCGCGGAGGTTTTATAACCCTGGTCTTCCTTTTTCTCTATTTCATCTTCAAGAGCAAGCATAAGCTGGCGGGGATTTTATCAGTGCTCCTCATTTTCCTTTTGATCTTTTTATTTGCTCCAAAGGAGTACTGGCAGAGACAGATGACCATCACCACCTACCAGCAGGATGAATCAGCCATGGGAAGAATCGGAGCCTGGAAAGCCGGTCTCAGGATGTTTGCAGACAGGCCTATATCCGGAGTAGGAGTGGGAGTTTATGAGGTGGCATACGGCGTAGAGTACGGGGGGAAAAGCGGTCCCTGGTTTTCGCCTCATAACGCTTATGTTCAGGTCGGTGCGGAATTAGGTTTTTTTGGAATACTGTTCTACCTGGGCTTAATGTTTTACGTTTATGCCCAGGCTAACTCCTTTATGAAATCATCCAGGGAGGAAAACTATCTGAAGTGGGTCTCTCAGGGACTGAAAGCAGCCCTTTTAGCCTATGCGGTTGGAAGTTTCTTTTTGTCAGTCGGACTTTACCCTCATCTTTACCTTTTGTTGGGGATGGTGATAGTAATTCGGATTTTAAAACATGCAGAAGAGACAAGGGTATGGCGGGAGACTTAA
- a CDS encoding acyltransferase, producing MNQQISLEDYKTKRRLGRAKDLFRKILNLVTRNFVMSYRLRNKLYRGLGVKAGKNVFIAREVLIDDNFPELLTLEDGVVLSWRVVVLMHDTSRHPHIVAPVTIKRKALVGVGAIIMPGIIIGEYAQVGSGAVVTKDVEPYTVVAGVPAKKIKDKVDIEPDE from the coding sequence ATGAATCAGCAGATATCCTTAGAGGATTATAAGACCAAAAGGAGGTTGGGCCGGGCAAAAGACCTTTTTAGGAAAATCCTGAATCTAGTCACCCGGAATTTTGTCATGAGTTACAGGTTGAGAAATAAACTGTATCGAGGCCTGGGCGTGAAGGCAGGCAAAAATGTTTTTATCGCCCGTGAGGTTTTGATTGACGACAATTTTCCTGAGCTTTTGACCTTAGAGGACGGCGTGGTGTTGAGCTGGAGAGTGGTTGTCCTGATGCATGATACTTCCAGGCATCCGCACATAGTCGCTCCGGTGACCATTAAAAGAAAAGCTCTGGTTGGAGTGGGAGCGATAATTATGCCCGGAATTATAATCGGCGAATATGCCCAGGTGGGAAGCGGGGCTGTGGTGACTAAAGATGTTGAGCCTTATACCGTGGTGGCTGGAGTGCCGGCAAAAAAGATTAAGGATAAAGTCGATATTGAGCCAGATGAGTGA